In Candidatus Desulfatibia profunda, the genomic window CAGGATCACTTGTCGTTAGACAGGATGTCCCCGGAAAAAACAGAGATTATAATCAAGAAGTTACAACGGTTTGGCCAGGTGGTTTCCCTGGAGGTTTTTTCTTACGAAAAATTGGTCGGCTCCCTGGACTTTTTGGATAAATGCTGGCGTTAATACCACCTCAATTAAGGTACCGCTTTCGCTCAATTGGGGTATAGACCCTTATGATGAATTGTGTTATATGATGAATAGTTCTTTTCATGATACAAACAGGTGCAATCCAGTGGACACCAAAAAACGTTCCAAACTGCCGGGAATGTTCAGACCTTTTGAAGACTTGAAGACAATCCTTAAAAACAGGTCTTTCAAACTTGCGCCTTCCGTGACTGAAAATTCCGGCAAATCCAGACCAAAAACTACATCCAGGCCGAACAGGCCCTCGAAAACCGCAATTTCCGCAACCGTCCAAACGATTTCTGAAAATGAAAAAGAACTTTTCATGGAGGCCATGGCGAACGTGCGACCCATCGCACGCAACAATCTGGTACATCCTGACACCCACCCGCGGCCGCTGCAAATCTCGGAACATGACGGCGAAGCAGAAAGCAGGCTGCAGCTTGAAAATCTTATAAAATATGGGGAAGGTTTTGTTGTTGCCGATACCTCGGAATATATAGAGGGCACGGGCTACAATGTTCATCCGGAGTTTACCGAACGCCTGCACCGGGGAGATTTTTCCATCCAGGCCCATCTCGATCTCCACGGTTTAGGCGTTGAAGATGCCAGGAAGGCATTTGAAGCGTTTTTTAAGGAAACGATAACGAGCGGCAAACGGGCGGTCCTGATTGTTCACGGCCGCGGCCTTTCTTCGCCGGCAAGGCCGGTGTTAAAGAGTAAAGTGGTCGAATGGCTCACCTGCGGTCCCTGGCGCAAGTGGGTAATCGCATTTACCAGCGCCAGATCCTGTGACGGTGGTGCCGGGGCCACGTATGTCCTGCTCAGACAGCGGCCCCTGACAAGGCGTTTCAGAAAACGCAAACAGACAAAATAATATTTTCTTGACAAACGAATTTTGTCAATTATCTTCTGACGGTATTATTGTCTGGCTGCTCTAATTTAATCTCCCCATTTGGCAACAATAAGCCGAATGCGGGTTTTTTATTTTTACAAATCAGTTTTATTTATATACAATTAGCCCGGATTAGGAAAAGTATATGCACAAAGCCATACAAAAAGTCAGAAACATCGGTATCAGCGCCCATATTGACTCAGGCAAAACAACACTTACCGAAAGAATACTGTTTTTTACCAAGCGCATCCATGCCATTCACGAGGTCAAGGGAAAAGACGGTGTCGGCGCCACCATGGACTCCATGGAGCTTGAAAAAGAACGCGGTATCACCATCGCTTCGGCGGCTACCTGTTGTGAATGGCTCGACCACCAGATTAATATTATCGATACCCCCGGGCATGTCGACTTTACCATCGAAGTTGAACGGTCGTTGCGGGTGCTTGACAGTGCCATCCTTGTATTGTGCGCGGTCGGCGGTGTTCAGTCACAGTCCATTACCGTCGACCAGCAGATGAAACGATATAAAATTCCATTTGTAGCCTTTGTCAACAAATGTGACCGCAGCGGTGCAGATCCGTTGCGAGTGACGAATCAGATCAAAAAAAAATTAGGGCATTACGCCGTGCTCATGCAAATCCCCATCGGGCTCGAAGCAGATTTTAAAGGTGTCGTCGACCTTGTGGCCATGAAAGCACTTTACTTTGACGGCGATCATGGCGAACATGTTCGTGTCGATGATATTCCGAAACATCTCATGGATGAAGCCCAAAAACGCCGGGAAGAACTTATCGATGCGGCTTCCATGTTTTCGGACGAACTTACCGAAGCAATCCTTGAAGAACAAGAAGTTACTGAAGATATGATTATCACCGCCGTCCGCCGGGGAACCCTTGCGCGTGCAATGGTACCGGTTCTGATGGGCTCCGCTTATAAAAACAAAGGGGTGCAGCCGCTGCTGGATGCGGTTACAAATTTACTCCCCTGCCCGTCCGACGTCCAAAACGAAGCCCTTGACATGGACAACGTTGAATCACCGGTTATTCTGTCGAGTAAAGCTGACGATCCCCTGGTTGCCTTTGCCTTTAAGCTCGAAGACGGACGTTACGGTCAACTCACTTACATACGGGCATATCAGGGCTCCATTTCCAAAGGCGATACGATTGTAAATATCCGCAACGGGAAAAAAGTCAAGGTCGGCCGTCTGGTTCGCATGCATGCTGATCAAATGGAGGATATCGCAACCATTCCGGCCGGATATATCGGCGCCCTATTCGGAGTCGAATGCGCTTCCGGGGACACGTTTGTCTCTCCCGGCATCAATCTGTCCATGACCTCCATGTTTGTACCCAATCCGGTGATCTCCCTTGCGATCGTTCCGAACGATAACAAATCCCAGATGAATATGTCCAAAGCCCTCGGCCGTTTCAGCAAGGAAGACCCGACATTCAGAACCTATGTCGATGATGAAACCCAGGAGACGATTATCGAAGGCATGGGTGAATTGCATCTTGACGTCTATGTGGAGCGGATGCGCCGTGAATATAATGCCGACGTGTCGATCGGCCAGCCTCGTGTCGCTTATCGGGAAACGATAACCTGCAAGTCCCCATTCAATTATACGCATAAAAAGCAAACCGGCGGCGCCGGACAGTACGGCCGGGTGGCCGGTTACATGGAACCTGTTGACAATACCGATTTTATTTTTGAAAATCAGGTCACGGGCGGCAGGATACCAACCCAGTTCATAGCCGCTTGTGAAAAGGGTTTTAGAAATTCCATGACCAAAGGCCCCAAAATGCAATACCCCATTACCGGCATCAAAGTGGTTATCAACGACGGTGCGGCACACGCGGTCGACTCATCTGAAATGGCATTTCAGGCAGCGGCCCGGGGTGCCTTTCGCGAAGCGTATTTTAAAGCCAAGCCGATCATTCTTGAACCGATCATGAAGGTTGCCGTTGAAACGCCAACCGAGTTTCTGGGGGCTTGCATGGGTCTTTTAAATCAGCGTCGAGGAATGATTGTAGGCTCCCAGGAA contains:
- a CDS encoding Smr/MutS family protein produces the protein MDTKKRSKLPGMFRPFEDLKTILKNRSFKLAPSVTENSGKSRPKTTSRPNRPSKTAISATVQTISENEKELFMEAMANVRPIARNNLVHPDTHPRPLQISEHDGEAESRLQLENLIKYGEGFVVADTSEYIEGTGYNVHPEFTERLHRGDFSIQAHLDLHGLGVEDARKAFEAFFKETITSGKRAVLIVHGRGLSSPARPVLKSKVVEWLTCGPWRKWVIAFTSARSCDGGAGATYVLLRQRPLTRRFRKRKQTK
- a CDS encoding elongation factor G; this encodes MHKAIQKVRNIGISAHIDSGKTTLTERILFFTKRIHAIHEVKGKDGVGATMDSMELEKERGITIASAATCCEWLDHQINIIDTPGHVDFTIEVERSLRVLDSAILVLCAVGGVQSQSITVDQQMKRYKIPFVAFVNKCDRSGADPLRVTNQIKKKLGHYAVLMQIPIGLEADFKGVVDLVAMKALYFDGDHGEHVRVDDIPKHLMDEAQKRREELIDAASMFSDELTEAILEEQEVTEDMIITAVRRGTLARAMVPVLMGSAYKNKGVQPLLDAVTNLLPCPSDVQNEALDMDNVESPVILSSKADDPLVAFAFKLEDGRYGQLTYIRAYQGSISKGDTIVNIRNGKKVKVGRLVRMHADQMEDIATIPAGYIGALFGVECASGDTFVSPGINLSMTSMFVPNPVISLAIVPNDNKSQMNMSKALGRFSKEDPTFRTYVDDETQETIIEGMGELHLDVYVERMRREYNADVSIGQPRVAYRETITCKSPFNYTHKKQTGGAGQYGRVAGYMEPVDNTDFIFENQVTGGRIPTQFIAACEKGFRNSMTKGPKMQYPITGIKVVINDGAAHAVDSSEMAFQAAARGAFREAYFKAKPIILEPIMKVAVETPTEFLGACMGLLNQRRGMIVGSQEEGPHCVIEARVPLSEMFGFSTVLRSTTQGKAQFTMEFSTYKQVPQAIADELIKKAEQNKKV